DNA from Sulfurimonas gotlandica GD1:
TGAGAATTTTCTCTATCTATAAAAGTTACATCAAAATAGTTAATCAATCGTGTTTTACCAGGGGTTGATGATACTTTAGCAAGTCCTTTGTGATTCGTAAGTGCATTTAAAAGGGAGCTCTTACCTACGTTTGAGCGTGCCATAAAGACAACTTCATTTTGCTCATCGGTTTCAGGTGCACCACTTATATTTGCTGCGGAAGTAACAAACTTTGCTTCTACTATTTCAACCATATTATTCTTTCTCCTCAACCATTTTAAAAATCATTATAACAGGCTCTTTTTTAGCCCCTCTTGCGTACGCTTTGCCCTCTATAGTTTTGAGCACAACTTCGTCACCTATAATCTCTTTTTTCTCATCTATCTGTTTTAAATGAACATCCGTGAAAAAGTGATACTCTTTGATTGTAGGCATATAGATAACTTTTCCGGCTACACCCTGGTATAGAGATCCTTTTTTTGTTTCTATATTAAATGAAACCTCACCTTCTGCTATATACTTCGTAGGCTGATGCTTAGCATCTGTATGCACAGTTACTTTCGAAGCATTAAGCTCATCATTACCTTTAATGATATTAACTTTACCTTGAAATATAGATATACCTGTTTTTTCATCTGCGTCAAACTGATTTGCTTTTATCTTTAACTCTTGTGATATTAAAGATGATGCTAAAAAAATTGTCATAATTGTTAAAAGTTTCATAATTATTTCTCCTGTATTTGGTATTTTGCTACTACATTTTTAGATTTTACTCTATTTAAGCGATTATCGTAAGTAAGTGAAGTCCCAACAACCCTGTTTGAATCTCTATATATCACATAATCTTTATTTGTCTTGGCAATTGCACTTTTTTTGTTGTAAGTTGCCTCTTGTGATTCAAAAATCAGACCGTCTTCTCTGTTGTAAATCACGTTTCCAGTAAGATCTATAACATCATCTTTATCTCTATATAATCCATTATCAGCTCTCATATTAGCAATAAAATTTTTAGAGTTATCTGTATAGTCTATGTTAAAAACTTTATATCTATCATTATATCTAATAGCTTTAGAACCCTTCATAAGCGTTACTAACCCATCTTGAGAAAGTTCATGAAGCGTAAAAGCTTCAAGCTGAAAAAGTGGGACATCAACAAACTCTTGCTGTTTGATATTCATTGGTTTAAAACCAATAAATATCATTAACAATCCTATTGAAATTCCTATGAAAAATATATTTATATTCAATCTATATCCATACTGCCATAAATTCTTCTCTCTGGTCGTTTTCATCAACTAGAGTGTCAATCATCTCTCTTACGGCACCGTCACCGCCATTGCGAGTTAGAACTTTATTTACGATCTCTTTAATCTCTTTTACGCCATCATTTGGCGTAAAACTTTTACCAACTAGACTTAGCATGTTATAATCATTTAAATCATCACCAATAGCACCAACTTCGTAGAAGCTAAGTCCAAGTGAGCTAACTATCTCTTTTAAGACTCTATCTTTATCTCTTATGCCCTGATGAATGTGCTGAATGCCAAGCTCTTCAGCTCTTCTTTGAACTATTTTAGAGTTTCTTCCTGTTATGATAGCGACTTGATTACCCATTTTTATCCAAGTACTGATACCAAGACCATCTTTTACATTAAAGATTTTACTCTCTATCGCATCTGCTGAATATATAAGCCCGCCATTAGTTAAGCAGCCATCTACATCTAAAATAATCAACTTAATCATAAAACATCTTTAGTGCTTGGAATACCAACTCTTTCATTTTTTGTAGTTGCGCGACGAATAGCAACTGCGAGAGCTTTAAACGATGCTTCAATAATATGATGCTTATTTCTTCCTCTAAGAGTAATAATATGGGTGCTTATTCTTGCATTAAGCACCAATGCTCTAAAGAACTCTTCAACTAGCTCTGTGTCAAAATTGCCAACCTTGCCCGCAACATCAGATTCGTACACTAAAAATGGTCTATTACTTAGGTCTAAGTCACAAGAGACACATGCTTCATCCATTACGATGTTAGCACTACCAAATCTCTCTATATTTTCAACAGGATAGATAGCATCTGCAATTAAAGATCCAAGAACAATCCCAACATCTTCAACACTGTGATGGTCATCTATGTGAGTATCACCAACACACTTTATGTTCATGTCAATAAGTGAGTGCTTTGAAAAGCTTTCAAGCATGTGATCTAAAAAACCAACACCTGTATCTATGTTACTATTGCCTTTTCCGTATAGTTCTAATGAAATTGTAATATCTGTCTCTTTTGTTTTTCTGCTTTTACTAATCATGTTTAATCCTCTCTTACTATAAATGCATTTTCAAAATTACCTTGTGATTTGTAATCTCTTGCTTCTTGCTCACTTTTAAAGCCTTTTAGCCAAACTTTAAAAATTCTACCATCTTCATTTTCCATATCTTTTATAACAGTTCTGTATCCATCTGTATTATCATATAATTCTTGTGTCTTTAAAGCTCCCTCTGCTTTTGAAAAAGATGCTATCTGCAGAGCAAATTCGCTGATAGTAGCTTTTTGAGGTGATTTTTTTAACTCTGCTATCGTTGGGATCTTCTTTTTTCCTTTTGACTCAAAACCTAAAATTTCTATACTTACAGGAGCAGTTCCAGTAGCAATCATATTTATTTTACTAGCTGCTGATTTAGAAAGATCTATAATTCTAGTATCTACAAAAGGTCCTCTATCATTAATCCTTACTACCGTAGACATGCCATTATCATGATTTGTAACTTTTACAATTGTATTCATAGGCAACGTTTTGTGTGCTGCAGTCATATCATACATATTATATATTTCACCATTAGAAGTATGTTTTCCATGAAAATCAGGACCATACCAGCTAGCTCTACCGTCAAACTCATCACCAACACCCACAACTGTAGGATAATACTTAATACCTCTAATAACATAAGGTCTCATCGTGGGATGAGAATATGTCTTGTTGTCCATAACAGAGCTATGATCGCTTTTATTTGCTGAGTAAGATTTAGGTGCAGAATATTTATGGCTATTATATACCCTCTTGCCTCTTGTGCTACAGGCACTAAAAAACAATACAGATAAAATCAATAAAACAGATATTAGTTTATTCATTTATTTTTAGCCTGTCGCCTATTCTGATTGCACTTCCACTTAAATGGTTTTGAAGTTTAATATTTTGAACACTTACTTTGTGAGCTTTAGATATAGAATCTAGTGTGTCTCCTTTTTTTACCATGTAATAATGTCTTGTATCTATTTTTGTTGCTTTTATTCTGATGTCTATAGGGATTATAAGTCTCTGGTTTAATTTTAAGCGAAAACTTTTAAGTTTATTAAAGTCTTTGATAACATTGTATGAAACACCATATTTTTTTCCTATAAAAGATAAGTTATCACCTTTTGTTACCACATGGACTTTATAGATATTTTTCATTGGTTCTGGCTGATATTTACGTTTAAACTCATTTAACTTGATATATGGGATATAAACTTCATAAGAATCTGCATAAGGAGGTACAAAGTCATATTTAAGGTGTCTGTTTAATTTTTTCAACTCTCCCAAAGGTATACCAACCATTTTAGATAATCTAACAATTGAATCACCACTTGAGAGTTGCACAGTTGAAATCGAGTAAGCATTTGCACGATTTAATAGATGCTCATATTCACTGTGCATTAAAAATTGCTCATCTTGTCCTACCATAGCAAGGGCTACGATTTTTCTGATGTAGTATCTACTCTCTCTTGGAATATATTTCTTTTTAGGATCAAGTAAAACAGAAAGTTCATTACTGCCTGCTTTTTTAATGGCATGATTTAATCTTCCGCCACCACAGTTGTAAGCGATAGCAGCTAAATACCACTTGCCAAATCTTTTATGAAGAGATGATAGATATTTCGCTGCTGCTTCAGTTGACTTGATAAGATCACGTCTCTCATCTACATATTCATCAATCTTAAGCCCGTAAAGTTTTGCCGTACCTGGCATAAACTGCCAAAGTCCAGATGCTCTTTTTTTAGAATATGCTTTTGTTGAAAAGTTTGACTCTGCCATTGCAAGATACAAAAACTCCGGAGGAACGCCATGTTTAGCCAAAATACCTTTAATAGCAGGGATAAAGGTATATGCTTCATCCATAGCTTTGAAGAAATGTTTATTTTTCTGTATTGTTGACTTTTCAACCTTCATCTGATTCATAATCGGATCATAAAGGAAAGAAGCCTCAATATCAAATGACTCCAAAAGAGCCACTTCCTTGTTGTGGTTGAAAACATATGTTAAATTAGCACTCAGCAGGATCGGTAAAAGTAGTAGAAGAAAATATTTTATCATTTAGTAACTCTAATTTTAAATTTAAAGCTTAGATTCTACCCAAAAAAATATTAAAATCAGCGTAAAGCAAAGAGTTTTTGGGCATTTTGTGTTGTTATATCCTTGATATTTTTAAGTGGAATATCTAAAAGTTCAGACATTTTTTGCGCTACAAAAGTAGTATAAAAAGGCTCATTTCGTTCCCCTCTATGTGGTGCAGGAGTCAAATATGGTCCATCTGTTTCTATAAGAAGTTTCTCTTCTGGGATCTTTGGTAAAACATTAAGTAATTTCTTTGCATTTTTAAAGGTTAAAACACCGCCAATACCAAAATAAAAACCCTCTTTTGCTAAAGATAAAAGTTCTTCATCGGCATTGTAGCAATGTAAAACTCCACCAACTTCTTTAGCATCTGAGGCTAGTAGTATCTCCTTAGAGTCTCTAGAAGCATCTCTAATATGAATAATCAGAGGTTTTTTATACTTTTTCGCAAGCTCTATCTGCGCTCTAAAAACTTCTTTTTGGCGCTCTTTTTCTTTTAGTTTATCTTCATCACTACCTTCTAGTCTAAAGTAGTCTAGCCCGCATTCGCCGATTGCTACACACTTTTCGTGTTTAGCATACTTGTCAAAGTCAAGTGCATCAAAAGAGTCCATATCATAAGGATGAACACCAACAGCAAAATAAACGTCACTATTTGCTTCAACTATTTCTAAAGCTCTCTCTAGTGTATTTGGATGAGCTCCTGGAATAATAAACCTCTTTACTCCACCCTCTCTTGCTCTGTTGAGTACATCATCTATGTCGTCGTTATATCTTGGGTCATCCAAATGAATATGTGTATCAATTATCATCTACTCGCCTCTAAAAGTTCTTTTGCAAAACTTTTTGCTTCATTTGAAACGCTGTCTCCGCTGATGATTCTAGCAATTTCATCTACTCTGTCATCAAAGCTAAGTTCTTTGACCATAGACTCATCTCCACTTTTATGCACTAAGAAGTGTTGCTCACCCATAGAAGTAAGTTGAGGCTGATGTGAGATTACAAATATTTGGAAATGTTTTGAGAGTTGCCTTAAGACTTTCGCAACGCTCATAGACTCTTCACCGCTAAGATTAGCATCTATCTCATCAAGCATTAAAACACCGCCATTTTGGCTCATAAACTCTGATTTCATAGCCAGTATAGCAAGACGAAGCCTGTTAAATTCTCCAGTACTCACTTTTTGTAGTTCTGTGTTGTTTAGCTTCACTAGTATTTCATCCTTACCATAATCACACATCTCTGAATCTTGCATAGTAACTTTTGCATTTCTCAGATACAGTTCTTCTAGATATCTGTTTAAATCATCGTTAAATGACTTAAGTTCTTCTTCTCTAAGAGCAGTTAATAAATTTGAAAGTTTTTTAACTTCACTGCTTAATGCTGCTTCTCTTTTAACCAGTTCATCTTTTGTAATTTCAATATTTTCATACTTAGCTAGTTCGATTATTTTTTGCTCTTTATATGCAAGAGCTTCTTCTATGCTTCCATATCTTCTCTTAAGTCCACTAAGCTCTTCTATTCGATTTAAAACCTCTTCTATGTCTACATCTTCAAGAGCATTAAATTTTGCTTCTGCACTATCAAATAGAGCTCTTAACTCATTCATAGTGTCATCGAAGAAAGAACTGTCTGCATCTAGCGAGTCTAAAGCACTGTTAACTGAATGTTCATTATCAAAAATCGAGTTCGCTAAAGATATAGTTTCCAAGACTTTCTCTTTACGGGATAGCTCTTTTTTTATCTCCAATAATTCTTCATCTTCAGATACTTTTGGATCTATTTCTTGAATCTTATTTATCTCAAAAGTTGCAAATTCTTTAAGCTCTACTATCTTTCTCTCTTCTTCTTCGATTTGGTTTAGTTCTACCCTGACCTCTCTATGTTCAATAAATAATTTTTTATACTCATCTTTAATATTGTAGATATCTTTAGATTTGTTTTGAATTCTAGTATCTAATATAGAGATTAGGTTTTCATTTTCAAAATCACTAAAATCTTTCAGGCTCAGGTGTCTTAAATAGTTTGAAGAAAGGCCTGATATAGCTTTTTTGGAAACACTTTGGTTGTTTATGAAGTATCTTGATTTGTCTTTTTTAATGTGTTTAAAGATATTTATATCATCATTTTCTATACCAGTATCAGCAGAATTTATTTCCCATGTAACACTTGATTCACACAGAGACGCTTCACAAGATTCTGCACCTAAGGATGAAAGTATTGATTTCATAAGTATAGACTTACCGCTACCGCTTGGACCCGTAAAAACTACAAGTCCTGCAGTTGGGTTCAGTTCAATCTCTCTAAAACTAAGATAGTCTTTTAGATAAAATCTCTCTATCATCTTTACTCCCCCCATCTAAGTTTTTGTTTAAGTACATCAAAGTAGTTAAATTCTTCTCTATGAATCAATTTAGCTGTCCTTGTTGCTAGCTTAATATGAACACTTTGATTTTTATCTAGTTCATGCATATCTTGACCATCTATGATTACCAAAGCTCTAGGTTCTGGTGTTTTCATCTCAATAGAGAACTCACCGGGAAGCACAACCGGTCTTTGAGTTAGAGAGTGAGGACATATAGGAGTAAGCACAAAAACTTTAGAAAGAGGAAAGAGAACAGGACCTCCAGCAGAAACATTATAAGCAGTTGAACCTGTAGGAGTAGCAACAATAACACCGTCTCCATAGTAGGTATTAAAGGCTTTCCCATCTACTAACGTTTCGATATGTATCATATTTGAAACAGAAGGACGAGTTAGAACCATATCATTAAAAGCATACATTTTTCTCTCATCGTTCTCGCTTACTATTCTAACTTCTAAAACAGAACGTTCATCTACTCTACTTTTGCCCCTAACCATATTCTCTACAAATTCGTCAAGTTCATCCAGATTTACATCTGCTAAAAAACCCAAACTACCTGCGTAAACACCTAAAACAGGGATGTCGTATTTAAAAGACCTTCTAACAGCAGAGATAAGAGTTCCATCACCTCCGAGTGTTACAAGAGCATCTACATGCATACACAAAGCGTCAAATTCAGTTCCCATAATATCTATCATAGCACCACTAATACTGTCTAGATAAACATCAATACCATGATTCTTGAAAATCTTTTCAAGTTTAAAATAACTGCTCTTGAGTTCTGGGGTTGATGGTCTTAGAAGAACACCAATTTTTTTTATGTTACTTGCTTGCAAACTAATCTCTTTTATAAATATTTTTATCTTATTATACACTCTTGTGGTTTAAAAACTAAAAATATTGCAAATTGTCATGCAAACATTTTATTTAAGTAGCTCTCTTAGTCTTGGATAAGCCAACTTTTGATATAATCGCGAAAATTATATATAGGATTCTATATTTTGAGAAGTCATTACTGTACAGATTTAAATGAAACAAATGTAGGACAAGATGTTGTTCTAACAGGCTGGGCAAATAATCATCGTGACCACGGCGGAATTATCTTTATCGATTTAAGAGATAAAACAGGTCTTATTCAACTAACATGTGACCCTGAAGATGGTGCTCAGGCACATAAAGTTGCTGATGGTGTTCGTGATGAATACGTTTTAATTGCTAAAGGTAAAGTTCGTCTTCGTGGTGAAGGTTTAACAAATCCAAAGCTAAAAACTGGTGCTATAGAAATTATAGTTACTGAGCTTATTATTGAGAATAAAAGTGCTCCTGTTCCTTTTGTTATAGGTGATCCTAATGTTGGTGAAGAGACAAGACTCAAGTATCGTTACCTAGAGCTTCGTGATCCTGCAGTATACGAAACGTTTCGTCTTCGTTCTAAAGCAGCAATCGCTGCAAGAAATATTCTTGATGAAAATGGCTTCTTAGAGGTAGAGACTCCTATTTTAACTAAGTCAACTCCTGAGGGTGCTAGAGATTATCTAGTTCCGTCTCGTGTTCACAATGGAGAGTTTTACGCTCTTCCTCAATCACCACAGCTTTTTAAACAACTTCTGATGGTTGGCGGATTTGACCGTTACTTCCAGATAGCTAAATGTTTCCGTGATGAAGATTTACGTGCTGATAGACAGCCTGAGTTTACTCAGATAGATGTTGAGATGAGTTTTTGTGACCAAGAAGACGTAATCGTAGTGGCAGAAAAACTTCTTACTGCGATGTTTAAGGCTTGTAACATAAACGTTCAAGCTCCATTTAACCGCATTACTTACAACAACGCTATGGAATGGTATGGTTCTGATAAACCAGACTTAAGATACGATCTTAAAATGGTTGATGTTATTGATATCTTTGAGAGATGTGATAATGAAATCTTTACTAACATCGCTAAAAAGCCACATATTAACCGTATTAAAGCTCTTAAAGTTCCTGGTGCAGATCTAGTATTTTCTAAACGTGAGATGAAAAGCTTCGAAGACTTCGTAAGACAGTTCGGTGCTCATGGTCTTGGTTACTTCCAGATGAAAGAAGACGGTCTTAAAGGTCCACTTATCAAATTTTTCTCCGAAGATGATATCGCACTTCTAGTTGAAAGACTTGGTATGGAAGTTGGTGACGTTGTATTCTTCGGTGCAGGTGATAAGAAAACTGTATGGGATTACATGGGTAGACTTAGAATTTTCATAGCTGAACATGAAAAGATGAATATCTTAGATAGAGATGCTTTCGAATTTGTATGGGTAGTTGACTTCCCGATGTTCGAAGTAGAAGATGGAAGAGTAAAAGCACTTCACCATCCGTTTACACAGCCTAAAGACACTGATAAAGATGATGTAGAAGAGATAGAGTCTATCGCTTATGACATCGTTTTAAATGGTACTGAACTTGGTGGTGGTTCTATTCGTATACACAAAGAAGCAGTACAAAATGAAGTATTTAAACTTCTAGGAATCGAAGAAGAAGAAGCACAAGAAAAATTTGGCTTCTTACTAGATGCACTTAAGTTTGGAGCACCTCCACATGGTGGTTTTGCTTTGGGCTTTGACAGAATGATGATGCTTATCACTAAAAAATCAAGCATCCGTGACGTTATTGCATTCCCTAAAACGCAAAAAGCTTCTTGTATTCTTACAAAAGCACCTAGTGCAGTTGACAACACTCAACTTCGTGACCTACATATTCGTCTACGCGAACAAGTAAAAGCATAATTTCAATTATGAAAAAATTATTTCTTATTATCGGAGCCCCAGGCTCTGGTAAGACTACAGATGCAGAGCTAATAGCTGAGCAAAATGACAACATCACTCACTACTCTACTGGCGATATGCTTCGTGCTGAAGTTGCTAGTGGAAGTGAGCTTGGTTTAGAGATAGATAGTTTTATATCTAAAGGGCTTATTGTTCCCATTAAAATTGCTATAGAGACTATCGTAAACGCTATTAAAAATGCTCCTACTGATATCATCATCATAGATGGTTATCCTAGAAGCATGGAGCAGTTAAACGCTTTAGATGAGTACTTAAACGGTGATGATTCATCTTTAGATCTTTGCAGTGTTATAGAAGTTGAAGTCAGTGAAGAGACTGCAAGAGACAGAGTTCTTGGTCGTGCCCGCGGTGCTGATGACAACACAGAAGTCTTTGACAACCGCATGAAAGTCTATACCCAACCTCTAGAAGACATACAAGCTTTCTATAGTGCTAAAAATATTTTAAAAGTGATTTCTGGCGAAGGGACTATCGAAGAGATAGTTTCTGAGATGGGAACTTTTATAGAATCTAAAATATAATCTAATATCTTTCTTCTAGTTCCCAAGTAAAACTTGGGAACTAAATACACTCCCGTGAGAAAGCTTTACAAGAATTTTTTATTACAATATTTTCTAAGAATTTTCTCTAATTCATCTGTATCTATTGGTTTTGAAATATAATCATCCATTCCATTTTCTAAAAATTTCTCTCTATCACCTTTTAACGCATTAGCGGTTACAGCTATGATTACTATATCTTTGGTATGCTCAAGTTTCCTAATAGTACTACTAGCTTCAATACCATTCATATTTGGCATATTTTCATCCATAAGTATTAAATCGTATTTATTATTCTTAACCTTATCTACAGCTTCGAGTCCATCGTTTGCTACATCATAAGTTAATCCAAAATCTTCTAATAGTATTGATAATAGCATTTGATTTGTTTTATTGTCTTCAACAATTAAAGCATTTCCATGAAGCAATTCTTGATTAATTGTCGCTACATCATCTTTATCAATATCTTCTTTTGCTTCTATTATTGGCAGCGTAAAATAGAATGTACTTCCAACACCTAATTCACTATTGACACCAATTTTACCACCCATCAATTCAACTAATTGTTTAACGATTGACAATCCAAGGCCAGTACCACCATATTTTCTAGTTGTACTACTATCTTCTTGCTCAAAAGCTTCAAATATTGTATCAGTTTTACTTGGACTTATTCCAACTCCACTATCTAGAACTTCACAATATATCTCATTTGTATTGTCTAAATAATTTACATTTACTTTAACGTCGCTATCCTCATTCGAGAATTTTAAAGCATTACTAAGCAAATTTGAAAATACCTGTTTAGTTCGCGTAATATCACCCTCAATAAATTTTGGAATCTTATCATCGATTGATAATTTTATTGTTATATTTTTCTCTTTTGCTCTTTGTCTAAATAATAGGATAGTTTGAGAAATAGCATCCAAAATATTAAATGGAACTTTTTCAATTGACAACATACCACTCTCTATTTTAGAAAAATCCAGTATATCATTCACGATATCAATTAATGTATAACTTGAGTCTTTTATGATTTTTAATTTTTCTTGCTTCTTAATATCTTTTTCATCTTTATATAAAAGATTTACAAAGCCCATAATTCCATTTAAAGGAGTACGAATTTCATGTGACATATTTGCTAAAAATTCAGATTTTGACTTGTTAGCTTTTTCTGCTTCATATTTAGCTTTATTTAGCTCTAAATATGTCCTTTTTTGTTCAGTAATATCTTGTCCTGACGTTAAGAGACCTATTGTGTTCCCTTGATCATCAAACAGAGTAGAGTATTTCCATAAAATAAGTTTTAACTCGCCACTTTTTGTCAATACATAGTTTTCATAATTGGGATATTTCTCTTTTTCTTCAATGATGTCGGAAGCCAACTCATTAATTTCGAGTTGAATGTTTTTTGGCAAAAAGTTTTCTATCCAATTTTTACCAATAATCTCATCTTTTGAATACCCTAAAAGTTTCGCGCCTTCTGTATTAATCATTGTTACGTTTTTATTGTTGTCTAACACCATAATTAAAACTTGCGCGATATCCAAGTAGTCTTTAACTTCTTTATCTTTAACTTCTTTCTCTCTATAACGGTTTTTTATGGCCATGTATATCACTATATGCAATATCATCAATACCACAAAAGAGAGTGCATTTATTAAGATATGCTCCTTAATTAGATTTTTTAAATAATTATTTTCTTCATAGGAAACAAGATAAGCTATTGTTTTTTTATCTTTAATATTTTTAATTGGTAAAAAAGCAACAATTTGTCCAGAGTCTTCTAATGCAAAAGAGTTATTATGCTGTATGCTATTATAAATCTTTTTTTTCAATTTATTGTTTAAATTAGTTTCTATCTCACTAAGATTTTTATCTTTATTCTTATCCTGAAGAAAATCTTCATGTTCAATACTTTTATTATAGTTAACCATATCCTTCATTTTCCAAATATTTGTCATAAAAATATTTTTATTTATGATAAAGTGAGCTTCAGTTTTATATAAATTTTCCATATGTTTTTTTAAAACGCTTGAAGAAAAAGCAATATCTACACTTCCTAAATACTCACCTTTATAATAGATAGGGTAAATATTACGAAACGCATGCATTATCTTGCCCTCTTCAAGTCCTCTAATTATTTTTTTATTTTCATTTACGTATCTAAAGCTATATCGAACTTTTGATAGGTCATCATTAAACTTATTCGGTTTATGCACTCGTAAAAATGTTTTATTATTTTCAAATGAAAAAAGCGTAATGATAACACCAACTTTTTTTAAATTATCAAAATGTGGTTTTATTATTTTAAATAATTCATTACGAAGTGGTATTAAAGAATCATCATTACTTGCATGTTTTGCTCTATATAAAAGTTCTAGTACATTTTCTCTATTTATGACTGTACTATTAATACTATCAGCTACTACCTCAAACCTTTTCATACTAACTCTATATGTATTATTCAGATTAGTAAGCTGTTGCGACAAAACAGCCTCTATACGGACTTGCTTGTCTTTATTTGTCACAAAATACACAATGCCAACAAGTATTATAAACATTGTAGTAATAATTATTTTTAATGAAAATAACGAATATATAATTTTTGAATTTTCTGATTTCATACATGTATAGTACATAATTATGTATATTTAATAACTTAAAATTATAACTGCATATGCATTATAACAACAAAAAGAAATATATAAAAATCGATGAAGAATTAAGGTTAAGTTTGTAGATGCTTGGTATAATCTAATATATTTTTAAAAGGTTTACAGTGGCACGAATACTCTTGGTTGAAGATGACCAAATACTTTCCGA
Protein-coding regions in this window:
- a CDS encoding PAS domain-containing hybrid sensor histidine kinase/response regulator; the protein is MKSENSKIIYSLFSLKIIITTMFIILVGIVYFVTNKDKQVRIEAVLSQQLTNLNNTYRVSMKRFEVVADSINSTVINRENVLELLYRAKHASNDDSLIPLRNELFKIIKPHFDNLKKVGVIITLFSFENNKTFLRVHKPNKFNDDLSKVRYSFRYVNENKKIIRGLEEGKIMHAFRNIYPIYYKGEYLGSVDIAFSSSVLKKHMENLYKTEAHFIINKNIFMTNIWKMKDMVNYNKSIEHEDFLQDKNKDKNLSEIETNLNNKLKKKIYNSIQHNNSFALEDSGQIVAFLPIKNIKDKKTIAYLVSYEENNYLKNLIKEHILINALSFVVLMILHIVIYMAIKNRYREKEVKDKEVKDYLDIAQVLIMVLDNNKNVTMINTEGAKLLGYSKDEIIGKNWIENFLPKNIQLEINELASDIIEEKEKYPNYENYVLTKSGELKLILWKYSTLFDDQGNTIGLLTSGQDITEQKRTYLELNKAKYEAEKANKSKSEFLANMSHEIRTPLNGIMGFVNLLYKDEKDIKKQEKLKIIKDSSYTLIDIVNDILDFSKIESGMLSIEKVPFNILDAISQTILLFRQRAKEKNITIKLSIDDKIPKFIEGDITRTKQVFSNLLSNALKFSNEDSDVKVNVNYLDNTNEIYCEVLDSGVGISPSKTDTIFEAFEQEDSSTTRKYGGTGLGLSIVKQLVELMGGKIGVNSELGVGSTFYFTLPIIEAKEDIDKDDVATINQELLHGNALIVEDNKTNQMLLSILLEDFGLTYDVANDGLEAVDKVKNNKYDLILMDENMPNMNGIEASSTIRKLEHTKDIVIIAVTANALKGDREKFLENGMDDYISKPIDTDELEKILRKYCNKKFL
- a CDS encoding adenylate kinase yields the protein MKKLFLIIGAPGSGKTTDAELIAEQNDNITHYSTGDMLRAEVASGSELGLEIDSFISKGLIVPIKIAIETIVNAIKNAPTDIIIIDGYPRSMEQLNALDEYLNGDDSSLDLCSVIEVEVSEETARDRVLGRARGADDNTEVFDNRMKVYTQPLEDIQAFYSAKNILKVISGEGTIEEIVSEMGTFIESKI
- the aspS gene encoding aspartate--tRNA ligase, yielding MRSHYCTDLNETNVGQDVVLTGWANNHRDHGGIIFIDLRDKTGLIQLTCDPEDGAQAHKVADGVRDEYVLIAKGKVRLRGEGLTNPKLKTGAIEIIVTELIIENKSAPVPFVIGDPNVGEETRLKYRYLELRDPAVYETFRLRSKAAIAARNILDENGFLEVETPILTKSTPEGARDYLVPSRVHNGEFYALPQSPQLFKQLLMVGGFDRYFQIAKCFRDEDLRADRQPEFTQIDVEMSFCDQEDVIVVAEKLLTAMFKACNINVQAPFNRITYNNAMEWYGSDKPDLRYDLKMVDVIDIFERCDNEIFTNIAKKPHINRIKALKVPGADLVFSKREMKSFEDFVRQFGAHGLGYFQMKEDGLKGPLIKFFSEDDIALLVERLGMEVGDVVFFGAGDKKTVWDYMGRLRIFIAEHEKMNILDRDAFEFVWVVDFPMFEVEDGRVKALHHPFTQPKDTDKDDVEEIESIAYDIVLNGTELGGGSIRIHKEAVQNEVFKLLGIEEEEAQEKFGFLLDALKFGAPPHGGFALGFDRMMMLITKKSSIRDVIAFPKTQKASCILTKAPSAVDNTQLRDLHIRLREQVKA